Within the Streptomyces sp. NBC_00353 genome, the region CTTCGCCGGCCGGGGCCGGCTCGGCGACCGGCGGATCCTCTCCGAGGAGGCCGCCGAGCGCGCCCGCGAGGGTCAGGGCAGCTGTCGGGACCTGGTGCTCGGCATCGGCTTCGACCACGACACGGAGATCGCCCTCGGCCTGTGGCTGAGCGGCCCACAGGGTTCGTACGGCCCCAACCCGCGCGCCTTCGGCCACGACGGTGCGGGCGGCTCCTGCGGTCTCGCCGACCCGGAGGCGGGCGTCGCCCTGGGGTACGTCATGAACCGGATGGGCCCGCGCATCGCCGACGACCCGCGCAAGATGGCGCTGATCGAGGCGGTGTACGAGGCGCTGTGACGCGTCGGCCGGGCCGGTTCCCCGGCCCGGCCGTGAGGTCGGTTCACAGGTGTCGGGCAACCGCCCCTCGGCGTCGGCCACATGGAACTGTGCCGCAGCTCCAGTGCGTGTGTCCGTATCTGGTGCGGGGTGCGGTTCAGGCGAGCTGGGTGGGCTCGTCCCGCAGTCCGGCCCCGGTCTGCTCCCGGATTTCCTGGTCGTCCGCGTGACCGTGCACCGACACGGCCAGATCACTGGTGGCGCGGACCACTTCCTCCGGCTCACCGGAGAGGGTAA harbors:
- a CDS encoding DUF1059 domain-containing protein yields the protein MRKVTDCREYPSETKCTLTLSGEPEEVVRATSDLAVSVHGHADDQEIREQTGAGLRDEPTQLA